One genomic segment of Halopiger aswanensis includes these proteins:
- a CDS encoding DUF1641 domain-containing protein: MSESEPASGPGEDAATLEDLVADNPDEVARFLERVGVVNDLLDTADLATASMDDRMVEGLAGTATNLGAAADGLATEEVAQLGEATGENADELANVIETLAHLQRSGTLDDLLAMTDLLALASNAMDDGMVTDLAAAGTRLGEVADTAADDDVARTLESLLEAVGEAGSEPTEPVGALGAAKALRDPDVKAGMGFLLSLAKALGRTTRR, translated from the coding sequence ATGTCCGAATCCGAACCAGCGTCGGGACCGGGCGAGGACGCGGCGACGCTCGAGGACCTCGTCGCCGACAATCCCGACGAGGTCGCTCGATTCCTCGAGCGGGTCGGCGTCGTCAACGATCTGCTCGATACGGCGGACCTGGCGACCGCCTCGATGGACGACCGGATGGTCGAGGGACTCGCCGGAACGGCGACGAATCTCGGTGCTGCGGCCGACGGGCTGGCGACCGAGGAGGTCGCGCAGCTCGGGGAGGCGACCGGCGAGAACGCCGACGAGTTGGCCAACGTGATCGAGACCCTCGCTCACCTGCAGCGGTCGGGGACGCTCGACGACCTATTGGCGATGACGGACCTGCTCGCGCTCGCATCGAACGCGATGGACGACGGGATGGTGACCGACCTCGCGGCGGCCGGGACGCGTCTCGGCGAAGTCGCCGACACCGCAGCGGACGACGACGTAGCCCGGACGCTCGAGTCGCTGCTCGAGGCCGTTGGCGAAGCCGGGTCCGAGCCAACCGAGCCGGTCGGTGCGCTCGGCGCCGCGAAAGCGCTGCGTGATCCGGACGTCAAGGCGGGAATGGGCTTTCTGCTCTCGCTCGCGAAAGCTCTAGGGCGAACGACCCGGCGATAG
- a CDS encoding DUF7512 family protein: protein MIDLAAYSSAVQAAALVGAVLLEAIVLYVGYGALERVATPVVKWIKHA, encoded by the coding sequence ATGATCGACCTTGCAGCGTATTCGTCAGCAGTACAGGCCGCCGCGCTCGTCGGCGCCGTCCTCCTCGAGGCGATCGTCCTCTACGTGGGATACGGCGCGCTCGAGCGGGTCGCAACGCCAGTGGTCAAATGGATCAAGCACGCATAG
- a CDS encoding dihydrolipoyl dehydrogenase, translated as MDQSTAEFDFLVIGSGSGLDVASAAASRGQSVAVVEKGPLGGTCLNRGCIPSKKLLYHAEVMETVERADEFGINADVTDVDFADIVREVNEDVSSSAESIHHGLRTSSQHTLLEGEGRFIDDRTIEIVDGLDAGKRARADTVLVAAGTRPLIPPIDGIEDVDYITSREALQLETPPDHLVIVGGGYIAAELAHFFGTFGSDVSIVGRRPQLLPTADEDVAAAFTERYADRFDVYTGYEAVAASQGDDEVTIEARAYPPAWDDADGRNDVAVTGDTILVAAGRRPNSDRLNLEATGVETDERGFIETDAYLRTTADGIWALGDIVGEHLLKHNANHEARTVVRNLFGDELEAVDYTAMPFAVFGSPEVAGVGAREQDLRDADNEYATATHRYEDTARGKAMKTEGFVKVLVEPNGKILGCHIVGPEASNLIEEVVVAMKAGTGTVWDIRESVHIHPALSEVVDRAFSGRFTRRGAGAHEHDHDHHHGHE; from the coding sequence ATGGATCAAAGCACTGCGGAGTTCGACTTTCTCGTAATCGGCTCAGGATCTGGACTCGACGTAGCGAGCGCCGCCGCAAGTCGCGGCCAGTCCGTTGCAGTCGTTGAGAAGGGGCCACTCGGCGGCACGTGTCTCAACCGTGGCTGTATTCCGTCGAAAAAACTGCTGTACCACGCCGAGGTGATGGAGACCGTCGAACGCGCCGACGAATTCGGCATTAACGCTGACGTGACCGATGTCGACTTCGCCGACATCGTTCGTGAGGTGAACGAGGACGTCTCGAGCAGTGCCGAGTCGATTCACCATGGGTTGCGAACTTCGAGTCAGCACACGCTACTCGAGGGCGAAGGCCGGTTCATAGACGACCGGACGATCGAAATCGTCGACGGACTCGACGCCGGAAAGCGCGCGCGAGCCGATACGGTCCTCGTGGCAGCGGGAACACGGCCGTTGATCCCCCCAATCGACGGAATTGAGGACGTCGACTACATCACCAGCCGAGAGGCGCTCCAGTTGGAGACGCCACCCGATCACCTCGTCATCGTCGGCGGCGGCTACATCGCGGCCGAACTCGCACACTTCTTCGGGACGTTCGGCAGCGACGTGTCGATCGTGGGCCGTCGCCCGCAACTCCTTCCAACGGCCGACGAGGACGTCGCGGCCGCATTCACCGAGCGCTACGCCGATCGGTTCGATGTCTACACGGGGTACGAGGCCGTTGCGGCCTCGCAAGGAGACGACGAGGTGACTATCGAAGCTCGAGCGTATCCGCCGGCATGGGACGATGCGGACGGACGCAACGACGTGGCCGTGACCGGCGACACGATACTCGTCGCGGCAGGCCGACGACCGAATTCCGACCGCCTGAACCTCGAGGCGACCGGCGTCGAGACCGACGAGCGCGGATTCATCGAGACCGACGCGTATCTGCGCACGACGGCCGACGGGATCTGGGCGCTGGGCGACATTGTCGGCGAGCACCTGCTGAAACACAACGCGAACCACGAGGCTCGAACCGTCGTTCGGAACCTATTCGGTGACGAACTCGAGGCGGTCGACTACACCGCGATGCCGTTCGCCGTCTTCGGCTCGCCGGAGGTTGCGGGCGTCGGGGCACGCGAACAAGACCTCCGCGACGCCGACAACGAGTACGCTACCGCGACTCACCGATACGAGGACACGGCCCGTGGCAAGGCGATGAAGACGGAAGGGTTCGTCAAGGTCCTCGTCGAGCCGAACGGCAAAATTCTGGGCTGTCACATCGTTGGCCCCGAGGCGTCGAACCTGATCGAGGAGGTCGTCGTCGCGATGAAAGCAGGGACGGGAACCGTCTGGGACATCCGCGAATCAGTGCATATCCATCCCGCGCTGTCGGAAGTAGTCGATCGGGCATTCTCCGGACGGTTCACTCGACGCGGCGCGGGCGCACACGAGCACGACCACGACCATCACCACGGGCACGAATGA
- a CDS encoding sulfite exporter TauE/SafE family protein produces the protein MIPIQAELLVVLIVISLVAGIGCTTTGAGGIFVTISLYVFTSLTSTEVAGTAHIVFIAVGIVGTVGFTRSGELLGTDGRVLAAILSGASILGSVTGSYLNPFISRRLFSVLLGLLTVVIGSALLYGQIRGLPSIVTLDARSTGGRLGFGAVGLLLGLSSGLVGIGGPIIAVPALVTLGVPMLLALGVAQVQAIFISGFAAGGYFLQDAVSPFFATVTTVPTVVGAIGGWVLAHRVDPDHLELVLSAVLVPVGLYLIV, from the coding sequence ATGATTCCGATCCAAGCCGAACTTCTGGTTGTGCTCATCGTAATTTCTCTCGTGGCTGGGATCGGGTGCACGACGACCGGTGCGGGCGGGATATTCGTCACGATTTCACTCTACGTGTTTACGTCGCTGACGTCTACGGAAGTAGCGGGAACCGCTCACATCGTCTTCATCGCCGTCGGAATCGTCGGCACAGTTGGGTTCACGCGGTCGGGCGAACTGCTCGGTACCGACGGCCGGGTTTTAGCGGCGATACTCAGCGGCGCGAGTATTCTCGGATCCGTAACCGGATCGTATCTGAACCCGTTCATTTCCCGTCGATTGTTCAGCGTTCTTCTCGGTCTACTCACCGTCGTGATAGGAAGTGCCCTCCTGTACGGTCAAATTCGCGGGCTCCCGTCGATAGTTACCCTCGATGCACGCTCGACGGGTGGGCGGCTCGGGTTCGGTGCCGTGGGATTGCTTCTCGGGCTCTCCTCCGGGCTCGTAGGTATCGGCGGTCCGATAATCGCAGTGCCAGCGCTGGTGACGCTCGGGGTGCCGATGCTACTGGCGCTTGGCGTCGCACAAGTACAGGCAATCTTTATTTCGGGGTTTGCAGCCGGTGGCTATTTTCTGCAGGACGCCGTTTCCCCCTTCTTTGCGACGGTTACGACGGTACCGACCGTCGTCGGCGCTATCGGGGGATGGGTGCTCGCCCATCGTGTCGATCCGGACCACCTGGAACTGGTTTTGAGTGCGGTATTGGTCCCCGTCGGACTGTATCTGATCGTCTGA
- a CDS encoding ZIP family metal transporter, with translation MAVTENLTIVFVAGLVTALATGLGAVPFFFVDDFSDRWNVGLWVVASGIMVTVSVFGLADEGLAYASSGFPTLLFGGVLAGVVLVEVSDRVLGSVDLSMTNHHSGDEHHGDEYDGEASDPAEVRANGISHGHSSNDPPLEATVFVEGDLKKLVLILGILTVHSFPEGVAVGVSFAELGLEGGLSILGVSIPLLAVFMTIAISIHNIPEGTAIAIPMRSMGLSNWRMVGAAIFSSLPQPIGAVIAFVFVSWAETFLPFGFGFAAGAMVYLVATEFIPEALETGADLPNRGHRELLVGFGAGVVAMLPILLV, from the coding sequence ATGGCAGTGACAGAAAATCTCACCATCGTATTCGTCGCGGGCCTCGTCACCGCCCTCGCAACGGGACTGGGGGCAGTCCCGTTCTTCTTCGTTGACGACTTTAGCGATCGATGGAACGTTGGTCTGTGGGTCGTCGCATCAGGGATCATGGTGACGGTATCCGTATTCGGACTCGCCGACGAAGGGCTCGCGTACGCCTCGAGCGGATTTCCGACGCTACTGTTCGGTGGAGTACTCGCGGGTGTCGTGCTGGTCGAAGTTTCCGATCGAGTCCTCGGTAGTGTCGATCTCAGTATGACGAATCACCACTCCGGAGACGAGCACCACGGAGACGAGTACGACGGAGAGGCGTCCGACCCTGCAGAAGTACGGGCGAATGGCATCAGTCACGGACACAGTTCCAATGACCCACCGCTCGAGGCCACAGTATTCGTCGAGGGCGACCTGAAGAAACTCGTGCTCATTCTCGGCATCCTCACGGTCCACAGCTTTCCCGAGGGCGTCGCAGTCGGCGTCTCGTTCGCCGAATTAGGACTGGAAGGAGGTCTCTCGATACTCGGGGTTTCGATCCCGCTGCTCGCAGTATTTATGACGATCGCCATTTCGATCCACAATATTCCGGAGGGGACCGCCATTGCCATCCCGATGCGGTCGATGGGGCTGTCTAACTGGCGGATGGTCGGCGCAGCGATCTTCTCGAGTCTCCCCCAGCCCATCGGCGCGGTGATCGCGTTCGTGTTCGTCTCGTGGGCCGAGACGTTCCTGCCCTTTGGCTTCGGATTCGCTGCTGGCGCGATGGTCTACCTTGTCGCGACGGAGTTCATCCCTGAAGCGCTAGAAACCGGAGCGGATCTTCCGAACCGCGGTCACCGCGAACTCCTCGTCGGATTCGGAGCCGGCGTCGTGGCGATGCTGCCCATCCTACTCGTGTGA
- a CDS encoding response regulator: MISNQPRPHPLLIDSNPDDAQLFLEALEDRTIANDITTVSSGGEAINLLRQCGEDPDCVRPNLVVFDIDLPEMDWRTFLARFDTETACTGIPVLVFTHRTDDDVIEQAYSYNANAFVGKPTDRDAFVTIVRAIEAFWFDTLWLPPRTEVNEESR, translated from the coding sequence ATGATATCGAATCAACCACGTCCGCACCCGCTGCTTATCGATTCGAATCCTGATGACGCGCAGCTTTTTCTCGAGGCGCTCGAGGATCGGACGATCGCGAACGACATCACGACAGTGTCTAGCGGAGGCGAAGCGATCAATTTGCTGCGACAATGCGGAGAAGATCCTGACTGCGTTCGACCGAATCTCGTCGTCTTCGACATCGACCTCCCGGAGATGGACTGGCGAACGTTCCTCGCTCGATTCGATACTGAGACTGCGTGTACCGGAATCCCCGTACTCGTCTTTACTCACCGAACTGACGACGACGTAATCGAACAAGCGTACTCGTACAACGCGAACGCGTTCGTTGGAAAGCCGACCGATCGAGATGCGTTCGTGACCATCGTTCGAGCGATCGAGGCGTTCTGGTTCGACACCCTCTGGTTGCCGCCGAGAACCGAAGTGAACGAAGAGTCGCGGTAG
- a CDS encoding helix-turn-helix domain-containing protein: protein MANSMAEQLQQDMECEGLLECIHGLKQLDKDCFRVMVESEEALTIDEVAEQVDRERSTAYRSIQRLLKSGFIQKEQINYDQGGYYHVYYPTDPTQIANDMQRKLNDWYAKMGQLIQEFEDKYEHAEADTEIPAQ, encoded by the coding sequence ATGGCTAACTCAATGGCAGAGCAACTACAGCAGGATATGGAGTGTGAAGGGCTGCTAGAGTGCATCCACGGTCTCAAACAACTCGATAAGGACTGTTTCCGGGTAATGGTTGAAAGCGAAGAAGCGCTAACGATCGACGAAGTTGCCGAACAGGTCGACCGGGAGCGGTCGACCGCATACCGATCGATCCAGCGGTTGCTCAAGAGCGGTTTTATCCAGAAAGAGCAGATCAACTACGATCAGGGTGGCTACTACCACGTCTACTACCCCACAGACCCGACCCAGATCGCGAACGATATGCAGCGAAAGCTGAACGACTGGTACGCGAAAATGGGACAACTCATCCAGGAATTCGAGGACAAGTACGAACACGCCGAGGCCGACACCGAGATCCCCGCCCAGTAA
- a CDS encoding sulfite exporter TauE/SafE family protein, with translation MSASESTVDIEQFVTNLFAFRYREMTMVVATLAVLVASMAFFPGFENVGDGIQSDLSGGLLAGIILVAIVAGAVKGMTGFGYSLIMTPIVASVIDPTVAVVVLAIPPWMLNMFQIAETGTGRAFVREEWALLLLAVVGTVIGVAALATFSAGPVVAFVIGLILLGYVAFQVAQNFVTVEEAHHPFALGTAGFFQGFLLAFANLGPLLPAYFHTFERDTERYIGGLSMVLGTIFTVRIVQMALFTDLLTTYRLWLGSVIAVVTIVGLLLGTYLRRLEFDERTFNRFVVGLLFVISLNIFRNTVPALFL, from the coding sequence ATGAGTGCCTCAGAATCCACAGTCGACATCGAACAGTTCGTCACGAATCTCTTTGCGTTCCGCTACCGCGAGATGACGATGGTCGTCGCGACGCTGGCCGTCCTCGTCGCCTCGATGGCGTTCTTCCCCGGGTTCGAGAACGTCGGGGACGGTATTCAGTCCGATCTCTCAGGCGGATTGCTCGCCGGGATCATCCTGGTCGCGATCGTCGCCGGCGCTGTCAAAGGGATGACCGGTTTCGGCTACTCGCTCATCATGACACCGATCGTCGCGTCCGTGATCGATCCGACGGTCGCCGTCGTCGTCCTAGCGATTCCGCCGTGGATGCTCAACATGTTCCAGATCGCCGAAACCGGAACGGGACGGGCGTTCGTTCGCGAGGAGTGGGCGCTCCTGTTGCTCGCCGTCGTTGGAACGGTCATCGGTGTCGCGGCGCTGGCGACGTTCAGCGCCGGCCCTGTCGTCGCGTTCGTGATCGGTCTCATTCTCCTCGGCTACGTCGCCTTCCAAGTCGCACAGAACTTCGTCACGGTTGAGGAAGCACACCATCCGTTTGCTCTCGGCACCGCCGGATTCTTCCAAGGTTTCTTGCTTGCGTTCGCGAATCTTGGGCCACTGCTCCCGGCGTACTTCCACACCTTCGAACGGGACACTGAGCGATACATCGGCGGCCTGTCGATGGTACTCGGGACGATCTTCACGGTTCGGATCGTCCAGATGGCGCTGTTCACTGATCTCCTGACGACCTACCGACTCTGGCTCGGCTCGGTGATCGCCGTCGTCACCATCGTCGGTCTGCTGCTCGGGACGTACCTCCGGCGCCTCGAGTTCGACGAGCGGACGTTCAACCGGTTCGTCGTCGGACTCCTGTTCGTCATCTCGCTCAATATCTTCCGGAACACCGTTCCGGCGCTGTTCCTCTAG
- a CDS encoding universal stress protein has protein sequence MKAICATDLSAASEATIESETCLECLGRIGVEEIHLVTVIPSNVHAGMPGMDFEERREQALSRYRRVIEEAGFDVEAHVVRGTPHRRINGVAEAVGASLTVVGSRGKSPLENRIIGSTARNLARTTVVPLLVNRIEREADDPAVVREYLFQRMLYATDFSENTERAFETFSYLRHATQEATLVHVETPKDPSLPDDSDPEARLADLTAQLEDWGIETRTEVRSGDPADEILAAEAAYEPTTILVGSRGHSRLRRLLLGSVSEDIVAQADGNVMLVPPDRTA, from the coding sequence ATGAAAGCGATCTGTGCGACCGACCTCTCCGCCGCCAGCGAGGCGACGATCGAGAGCGAGACCTGCCTCGAATGTCTTGGACGAATCGGCGTCGAAGAGATTCACCTCGTGACCGTGATCCCGTCGAACGTCCATGCGGGCATGCCCGGAATGGACTTCGAGGAACGGCGCGAGCAGGCGTTGTCACGCTACCGCCGTGTCATCGAGGAGGCCGGCTTCGATGTCGAGGCCCACGTCGTCCGCGGCACGCCCCACCGGCGAATCAATGGGGTCGCGGAGGCGGTCGGGGCGAGCCTGACGGTGGTCGGTTCGCGCGGGAAGAGCCCGCTCGAGAACCGTATCATCGGCTCGACCGCGCGTAACCTCGCGCGGACGACGGTCGTGCCGCTGCTCGTCAACCGGATCGAGCGCGAGGCGGACGATCCGGCCGTCGTTCGCGAGTACCTGTTCCAGCGGATGCTGTACGCGACGGACTTCTCGGAGAACACCGAGCGGGCTTTCGAGACATTCTCGTACCTCCGGCACGCCACGCAGGAGGCGACGCTGGTCCACGTCGAGACGCCGAAGGATCCGTCGCTTCCGGACGACAGTGATCCCGAGGCACGACTCGCGGACCTGACCGCACAACTCGAGGACTGGGGTATCGAGACGCGAACCGAGGTCCGCAGCGGCGATCCGGCGGACGAGATCCTCGCCGCGGAAGCGGCGTACGAACCGACGACGATTCTGGTCGGTTCGCGCGGTCACAGCAGGCTGCGCCGCCTATTGCTCGGTAGCGTCTCTGAAGATATTGTCGCGCAGGCTGACGGAAACGTCATGCTCGTCCCACCGGATCGGACGGCCTAA
- a CDS encoding thioredoxin family protein, whose product MTEPTASEPTDGQLLRKPIALNDAAEYESLLEDHDLVLLEFVTSGCGICASMEPVLGTVARSAPGAVATVNAGLVPDLAAEFGVQSVPTLVVLRDGKEVARFDDGFQPAESLVDALEAHAAE is encoded by the coding sequence ATGACCGAACCGACCGCTTCGGAGCCAACCGACGGCCAGTTACTGCGAAAACCCATAGCCTTGAATGACGCCGCCGAGTACGAGAGTCTACTCGAGGACCACGACCTCGTCCTCCTCGAGTTCGTCACGTCCGGTTGCGGCATCTGTGCGTCGATGGAGCCGGTGCTCGGGACTGTCGCACGTAGCGCGCCAGGCGCCGTGGCGACGGTGAACGCCGGCCTCGTTCCTGATCTTGCCGCCGAGTTCGGCGTTCAGAGTGTGCCGACGCTCGTCGTCTTGCGAGACGGCAAGGAAGTCGCTCGTTTCGATGATGGTTTTCAGCCCGCCGAATCGCTCGTGGACGCGCTCGAGGCGCACGCAGCCGAGTAA
- a CDS encoding sulfite exporter TauE/SafE family protein, whose protein sequence is MELFGIALTMLALFVSFGFMVGILFGFFGMGGSFLVTPALLVMGYDTSVAVGSGMAFVFGTAMIATLKHRDLGQVDYKLGGLMIVGTTSGIEVGSRVVYYLEELGLASGAIGATYVVLLGAVGLFVTRNALANDGEDDSSGGHHESDEEFDPDAIPPLAKRIQSYRIPPMMTVAGGIQVSLWLILAVAFATGLLSGFLGVGGGFIKMPAMVYLIGVPVPVAVGTDLFEIVFSGGFGAFTYGLKGGVDLSIVAPLLAGSALGARIGSAATGIVDEDDIKIYFGLMLLGGSVAVAFRQAADPLGIPMLETVAFALIMLSALLVSGAVIYSTITTMRKQSNAAAASAD, encoded by the coding sequence ATGGAACTCTTTGGAATCGCACTGACGATGCTCGCACTGTTCGTGAGCTTCGGCTTCATGGTCGGCATCCTGTTCGGATTCTTCGGCATGGGCGGATCGTTTCTCGTCACGCCCGCATTGCTCGTAATGGGGTACGACACCAGCGTCGCCGTCGGGAGTGGGATGGCCTTCGTCTTTGGGACGGCTATGATCGCGACGCTCAAACACCGCGATCTCGGACAGGTCGACTACAAACTCGGCGGATTGATGATCGTCGGGACGACGAGCGGCATCGAGGTGGGTAGTCGAGTAGTGTACTACCTCGAGGAACTGGGACTCGCCAGCGGTGCTATCGGTGCCACGTATGTCGTCCTGTTGGGTGCGGTTGGTCTGTTCGTCACCCGAAACGCGCTCGCAAACGACGGCGAAGACGATTCGAGTGGCGGCCACCACGAGTCCGACGAGGAGTTCGACCCGGACGCGATTCCACCCCTCGCGAAGCGGATTCAGTCCTACCGCATCCCACCGATGATGACGGTCGCCGGCGGGATCCAGGTCTCGCTCTGGTTGATACTGGCCGTCGCGTTCGCCACGGGCCTGCTGTCGGGCTTCCTGGGTGTCGGTGGTGGGTTCATCAAGATGCCCGCAATGGTCTACCTCATCGGCGTCCCGGTTCCCGTCGCGGTCGGGACTGACCTCTTCGAGATCGTCTTCTCTGGCGGATTTGGCGCGTTCACCTACGGGCTCAAGGGTGGCGTCGACCTCTCAATCGTCGCGCCGCTACTTGCAGGGAGCGCGCTCGGCGCCCGAATCGGCTCGGCCGCGACCGGCATCGTCGACGAAGACGACATCAAGATCTACTTCGGACTGATGCTCCTCGGCGGCTCGGTTGCGGTCGCCTTTCGGCAGGCCGCCGACCCCCTTGGAATCCCCATGCTTGAGACGGTCGCCTTCGCGCTGATCATGCTCTCTGCGTTGCTGGTCAGTGGCGCCGTGATCTACAGCACGATCACGACGATGCGAAAGCAGTCAAACGCGGCCGCAGCGTCCGCAGACTGA
- a CDS encoding ArsR/SmtB family transcription factor, whose amino-acid sequence MQHGGASDSAEIFQILADEYARKILLAADNGPKTAKTLSEECDASLTTIYRRVSRLQDCGLVEEHHTVDADGSHRSKFETSLEELHVEISDGQLSLTLETRDELADNFTSLWSDLRGED is encoded by the coding sequence GTGCAACACGGAGGCGCTTCGGATTCGGCGGAAATCTTCCAGATCCTCGCGGACGAGTACGCCAGAAAGATACTTCTCGCCGCAGATAACGGGCCCAAGACCGCGAAAACGCTCAGCGAGGAGTGCGACGCGTCACTCACGACGATCTATCGTCGGGTATCGAGGCTGCAAGACTGCGGACTCGTTGAGGAGCACCACACTGTCGACGCTGACGGCTCCCACCGAAGCAAGTTCGAAACGTCACTCGAGGAACTTCACGTCGAGATTTCCGACGGGCAGCTCTCGCTGACGCTGGAGACGCGCGACGAACTCGCGGATAACTTTACGTCTCTCTGGAGCGATCTCCGGGGTGAGGACTGA
- a CDS encoding DUF7521 family protein, giving the protein METSFLLAKLITLVLSLVVAYLAYHGYRRSGQTPMLYVSGGFVFIGAGAICEGLIYHVFGTTIASAALVQAVIVSSGMLLVLLSLTK; this is encoded by the coding sequence ATGGAGACATCGTTCCTGCTCGCCAAGCTGATCACACTCGTCCTCAGCCTCGTGGTCGCGTACCTGGCGTACCACGGCTACCGTCGGAGCGGGCAGACGCCGATGCTGTACGTCTCTGGCGGGTTCGTCTTCATCGGCGCAGGGGCGATCTGCGAGGGACTCATCTACCACGTGTTCGGGACAACGATCGCGTCCGCCGCCCTCGTGCAGGCGGTCATCGTCTCGAGCGGGATGCTGCTCGTGCTCCTGTCGCTGACGAAGTGA
- a CDS encoding SCO family protein: MNRRLYLRSIAASSVAATAGCLDTLSIAGDGDMILEPPERDLSEATHPSYGDEFPTASVPAPLTGETVSTDQYEGERAMLVTFFYTSCPDGVCPALILRLRRAQEVAAEEGYSDSAAFLAMTFDPERDTADVLRTYADQQGVDLEAGNWHFLRPERYEDAKSIVADQYGLPLEKRDAEKYDDLEYMFPHFAYIFLVNERGLVERAYPDGATIATSKLVDDFEAVATS; encoded by the coding sequence ATGAACCGACGGTTGTATCTCCGGTCGATTGCTGCCTCGAGCGTTGCCGCCACTGCGGGCTGTTTGGACACTCTCTCCATCGCGGGCGACGGCGACATGATCCTTGAGCCGCCGGAACGCGACTTGAGCGAGGCAACGCATCCAAGCTACGGTGACGAATTTCCAACCGCGAGCGTCCCGGCTCCCCTGACCGGTGAGACCGTTTCGACCGATCAGTACGAGGGTGAGCGAGCGATGCTGGTGACGTTCTTCTACACGTCCTGTCCCGACGGCGTCTGTCCTGCGCTGATACTCCGGCTACGACGTGCGCAGGAAGTTGCGGCCGAGGAAGGATACAGTGACAGTGCTGCGTTCCTCGCGATGACGTTTGACCCCGAACGCGATACCGCGGACGTATTGCGAACGTACGCCGATCAGCAGGGAGTCGACCTCGAGGCAGGAAACTGGCACTTCCTGCGGCCCGAACGCTATGAAGACGCAAAATCGATCGTCGCCGACCAGTACGGACTCCCGCTCGAGAAGCGAGACGCCGAGAAGTACGACGACCTCGAGTACATGTTCCCGCACTTTGCCTACATTTTTCTCGTCAACGAGCGCGGACTTGTCGAACGCGCATATCCAGACGGGGCAACGATTGCAACGTCGAAGTTGGTCGACGACTTCGAGGCGGTAGCGACGTCGTAG